In one window of Methanoculleus chikugoensis DNA:
- a CDS encoding DUF5305 family protein — translation MYWRIKRFQSLTAEKFTLVLPVVVVCIIVSGLFVYTSWYMPESRDVTVDVPWYSIDGRYEYRAVVSEGNPLWPVGTTLTDNPVYFFAATPELQTTFTFLVEGEAVDLDVVSHTVAVLSMKESDTTYWSKEVVIAENAGPLQSGVYQNSFTLDMEDMQWRLNEIKEYLDFQRGTPVVDVVTTAVFTGTVDGKAVNERREYLMPITLGAGHYSISDNLSFAEAVTAREARTIEVYPPLHQQYAAVLLLLASLGMLFWVILSRSPRFKPSADMLQALEQEAVHARYRDWMSRGRFDHSITAHRIELGSLEDIISAAVDMNQRVIYDGDEKTYFFVHDTILYVYEPADSG, via the coding sequence GTGTACTGGAGAATTAAGAGATTTCAATCACTGACTGCTGAAAAGTTCACACTGGTACTGCCGGTTGTTGTTGTGTGCATCATTGTGTCAGGGCTGTTTGTATACACGAGCTGGTACATGCCGGAGTCCAGGGATGTGACCGTCGACGTCCCCTGGTATTCCATAGATGGCCGGTACGAGTACCGGGCGGTCGTCTCGGAAGGAAACCCGCTCTGGCCGGTCGGTACAACACTGACGGACAACCCGGTCTATTTCTTTGCGGCAACCCCGGAACTGCAGACGACATTCACCTTCCTTGTTGAAGGAGAGGCTGTGGATCTGGATGTCGTGTCGCATACGGTGGCGGTTCTGTCGATGAAGGAGTCGGACACGACCTACTGGAGCAAAGAGGTGGTGATTGCCGAGAACGCAGGGCCGCTGCAGTCGGGGGTATACCAGAACTCGTTCACCCTGGACATGGAGGATATGCAATGGCGACTGAATGAGATCAAGGAGTATCTGGACTTTCAGCGAGGGACTCCTGTTGTCGATGTCGTCACCACGGCTGTATTCACCGGAACGGTTGACGGAAAAGCGGTCAATGAACGCCGGGAGTACCTGATGCCCATCACCCTGGGGGCAGGTCACTACAGTATATCCGATAACCTGAGTTTCGCCGAGGCGGTCACAGCCCGCGAGGCACGGACGATCGAGGTCTATCCTCCCCTGCACCAGCAGTATGCCGCAGTACTCCTCCTGCTGGCCTCGTTGGGTATGCTCTTCTGGGTCATACTGTCAAGATCTCCGCGCTTCAAACCCTCCGCCGATATGCTTCAGGCACTGGAGCAGGAAGCGGTACACGCCCGGTATCGCGACTGGATGAGCCGGGGCAGGTTTGACCATAGTATCACAGCGCACAGGATTGAACTCGGTTCGCTCGAGGATATCATCAGCGCGGCTGTTGATATGAACCAGCGCGTCATCTATGACGGTGACGAGAAGACCTACTTCTTTGTCCACGATACTATTCTCTACGTCTATGAGCCGGCTGATTCAGGGTAG
- a CDS encoding type II toxin-antitoxin system VapC family toxin, with amino-acid sequence MPTLDTSLLIDLIRHDPEAMRTLDAMEREGLPLATTAINALELYRGAFLSASVQENLREVEAITRALIELPITDETYRIFGTLAAELRGRGSRIGNSDEVVAAITLGGDGEIVTRDSHFTRVPGLKVRAY; translated from the coding sequence ATGCCGACGCTTGATACGTCCCTGCTCATCGACCTGATCCGGCACGATCCGGAGGCGATGAGAACACTCGATGCGATGGAGCGGGAAGGGCTGCCGCTTGCAACCACGGCGATCAACGCCCTCGAACTCTACCGCGGCGCGTTCCTCTCGGCATCGGTGCAGGAGAACCTCCGGGAAGTCGAAGCGATCACGCGGGCGCTGATCGAACTCCCGATCACCGACGAGACCTACCGGATCTTCGGCACCCTCGCTGCCGAACTCCGGGGAAGAGGCAGCCGGATCGGTAATTCCGATGAGGTGGTCGCTGCAATCACGCTCGGGGGCGACGGCGAGATCGTCACCCGGGACAGTCACTTCACCCGCGTTCCGGGGCTGAAGGTCAGGGCGTATTAG
- a CDS encoding glycosyltransferase family 2 protein encodes MKTAARISLFTATLMVLLAVIFLRDLHLILTGAGWSLLARALSLFLVAVTAFGVIQFVSYADHLLRSIYAYRPTAPQEPGAPPPPVAVFIPVYNEEPDVVEPCVRACTAIDYPDFRIFLLDDSSDARRRSAMQDICRRYGLSYLHRDHRSGFKAGAINHALSHLDADTPYLLVIDADQRVKPEILADLVPILEADPAVSFVQTPQFFRTEPHDPISVTFSYQQHIYNKHVCRGLSVNDTAMLTGSNCLFRVSHLAAVGGMDEVCIAEDIATSFTFHLRGRRGVFLDAVYAEGVAPPNLAAYFTQQLRWAYGNTQLLGTILRQLVAQPRSMTATHWLEFLVTVSIYLLGGVNVVLFLLPVATLFFGIPILPVWVPPVFAVVLVVVIAIQVVVSIRERQYSLHDLAFSQAIFNTLAFVYARAIWYAVSGKKLPFVVTPKVVPGPATRSRVRIGPVLLVIAAILVSMAVGIVRAVALGPDSGTAIPLFWACYTLAVLSSFLVVWRRDGRRVARKIAE; translated from the coding sequence ATGAAGACGGCAGCACGTATCTCACTCTTTACCGCCACGCTGATGGTGCTGCTCGCGGTCATCTTCCTCCGCGATCTGCACCTCATACTGACCGGAGCCGGCTGGAGCCTTCTTGCAAGGGCTCTCTCGCTCTTTCTCGTCGCCGTCACGGCGTTCGGGGTGATCCAGTTCGTGAGCTACGCCGATCACCTCCTGCGGTCGATCTATGCCTACCGTCCCACGGCACCGCAAGAGCCGGGTGCACCGCCCCCTCCCGTCGCGGTCTTCATCCCGGTCTACAACGAGGAGCCGGATGTGGTCGAGCCCTGTGTCCGGGCATGCACGGCGATCGACTACCCGGACTTCCGCATCTTCCTCCTCGACGACTCCTCGGATGCACGGAGGCGCTCCGCGATGCAGGATATATGCCGCCGGTACGGCCTTTCTTATCTCCATCGCGACCACAGAAGCGGGTTCAAGGCGGGAGCGATCAATCACGCCCTCTCGCACCTCGACGCCGATACGCCGTACCTCCTGGTCATCGACGCCGACCAGAGGGTGAAGCCGGAGATCCTCGCCGACCTCGTCCCTATCCTTGAGGCCGACCCGGCCGTATCCTTCGTCCAGACCCCGCAGTTCTTCCGAACGGAGCCCCACGACCCGATAAGCGTCACGTTCTCCTACCAGCAGCACATCTACAACAAGCACGTCTGCCGGGGGCTCTCCGTCAACGATACCGCCATGCTGACAGGCTCGAACTGCCTCTTCCGGGTGAGCCATCTCGCCGCCGTCGGCGGGATGGACGAGGTATGCATCGCCGAAGACATCGCCACGTCGTTTACGTTCCACCTCCGGGGCCGCCGGGGAGTCTTTCTCGATGCCGTCTACGCGGAGGGCGTTGCGCCGCCGAACCTCGCCGCATACTTCACGCAGCAACTCCGCTGGGCATACGGGAACACCCAGCTTCTCGGGACGATCCTCCGGCAACTCGTGGCGCAGCCCCGGAGCATGACCGCAACGCACTGGCTTGAGTTCCTCGTTACGGTCTCGATCTACCTGCTTGGAGGGGTGAACGTGGTGCTCTTCCTCCTCCCCGTCGCGACGCTCTTCTTCGGTATTCCGATCCTCCCCGTCTGGGTTCCCCCGGTCTTCGCCGTGGTGCTCGTCGTGGTGATCGCGATCCAGGTCGTCGTCAGCATCCGCGAGCGGCAGTACTCCCTCCATGACCTCGCGTTCTCGCAGGCGATCTTCAACACCCTCGCCTTCGTATACGCCCGGGCGATCTGGTACGCCGTCTCGGGAAAGAAGCTCCCGTTCGTCGTGACGCCGAAGGTGGTGCCGGGGCCCGCCACTCGCTCCCGCGTCCGGATTGGGCCGGTTCTCCTCGTGATTGCGGCCATTCTGGTGTCGATGGCCGTCGGCATTGTGCGGGCGGTCGCGCTCGGCCCGGACTCCGGGACGGCGATCCCGCTCTTCTGGGCCTGCTACACGCTCGCCGTCCTCTCGTCGTTTCTGGTGGTCTGGCGAAGGGACGGGAGGCGGGTGGCAAGAAAGATTGCCGAGTGA
- a CDS encoding SipW-dependent-type signal peptide-containing protein, which produces MKAYLLSVLLVGLALGGMGLGTFAWFTDQEIVEANAIQTGNADLSVKIAKDYFGVHESTLKVTNLVPSTNTWTTMGYIHLLNEGTVPLKWKGYFVKTGGDLVTDGKLQFRISKVSLLNSMSESDVAADVEISDAGTESLFPSGVYTWAQLSNADTTLLTSDNFGGTMGSIDNPLFTRILKVEVKLDENAGNVYANKGAEFKVIFDATQTDNPGWAQTSPAV; this is translated from the coding sequence ATGAAAGCATATCTTCTCAGCGTCCTGCTCGTCGGGCTTGCTCTCGGCGGGATGGGACTGGGAACGTTTGCCTGGTTTACAGACCAGGAGATCGTAGAAGCGAATGCCATTCAGACCGGCAATGCCGATCTGTCCGTGAAGATTGCCAAGGATTATTTTGGCGTGCACGAATCAACCCTGAAGGTCACCAACCTGGTTCCCAGTACGAACACCTGGACAACTATGGGTTATATCCACCTCCTGAACGAGGGAACTGTTCCCCTGAAGTGGAAGGGATACTTTGTCAAGACCGGGGGAGACCTTGTGACGGATGGCAAGCTCCAGTTCCGGATTTCGAAGGTTTCGCTCCTTAATAGCATGTCGGAATCTGACGTTGCCGCCGATGTAGAAATCTCTGATGCCGGGACTGAGTCCCTGTTCCCTTCCGGTGTCTATACGTGGGCTCAGCTCTCCAATGCCGACACCACTCTCCTGACCTCAGACAATTTCGGGGGTACGATGGGCAGCATCGACAATCCGCTGTTTACCCGGATTCTCAAGGTCGAGGTGAAGCTGGATGAGAACGCAGGGAATGTCTATGCCAATAAGGGGGCAGAGTTCAAGGTAATCTTCGACGCGACGCAGACCGACAACCCCGGCTGGGCGCAGACCTCTCCCGCCGTGTGA
- a CDS encoding heterodisulfide reductase-related iron-sulfur binding cluster, translated as MLGRAVPAPDQEMLRNAITDGAVRHLLREEDPRLRNFRLCNACGSCTPYCPARINDPGANGDPGYLARRVTAALQAGRRPGLDLADCVQCYSCETVCPRSVSIGGIINAVYETERLQPVFRRMLLDRGGLPPRAFLPLYMERGHLRKFIAKAIRYPYPADGRAIDEVRRLLLHPVDASAFSVPGHLPQRQPLARPDRVFHLNSCCAFNYPGADLSQKTILAALGIRYETSRMQTCCGGAPHYMGGAGFADRLLLTARNLSVIHDAFEPGGEIAVTGICPTCSDSYAAALDVLSHNANRGMANAALARIGREVTDPGAFSVANVLDLYPLYLDELRRLVETRLTGLTVGVHVSCHYRKMNGTLAVPPGLQDLTAVTGAKITRSVMEHYCCGGVKNLFDRHRNGRPRELSRLNRLVRQDFMNHRLDVMVVDCPGCELVYDHMGVPVLHITELLALAMGAEPGDTVCVQGHLTSLSPALDRIGIL; from the coding sequence ATGCTCGGTAGGGCCGTCCCCGCACCGGACCAGGAGATGCTCCGGAACGCGATCACGGACGGGGCCGTACGCCATCTGCTCCGCGAAGAAGACCCGCGGCTCCGGAACTTCCGGCTCTGCAACGCATGCGGTTCCTGCACACCCTACTGCCCGGCACGGATCAACGATCCCGGCGCGAACGGAGATCCCGGGTATCTCGCACGGAGGGTGACCGCGGCCCTCCAGGCAGGCAGACGCCCGGGGCTCGATCTTGCCGACTGCGTCCAGTGCTACTCCTGCGAGACCGTCTGCCCGCGCTCCGTCAGCATCGGCGGGATCATCAACGCCGTCTACGAGACGGAACGCCTGCAGCCGGTCTTTCGAAGGATGCTCCTCGACCGGGGGGGCCTTCCTCCCCGGGCATTTCTTCCGCTCTACATGGAGAGAGGGCACCTCCGAAAGTTCATCGCAAAGGCGATCCGCTACCCTTACCCGGCGGACGGCAGGGCGATCGACGAGGTCCGGCGGCTGCTGCTCCATCCGGTCGACGCGTCGGCCTTCTCGGTGCCCGGACACCTCCCGCAGAGGCAACCGCTCGCCCGGCCCGACCGGGTCTTTCACCTCAACTCCTGCTGCGCTTTCAACTACCCCGGCGCGGACCTCTCGCAGAAGACGATCCTTGCCGCCCTCGGCATCCGTTACGAGACCTCGCGGATGCAGACCTGCTGCGGGGGCGCCCCGCACTACATGGGCGGGGCAGGTTTTGCCGACCGGCTGCTCCTCACCGCACGAAACCTCAGCGTCATCCATGACGCGTTCGAACCCGGCGGCGAGATCGCCGTGACCGGGATATGCCCGACCTGCAGCGACTCGTATGCCGCCGCACTCGATGTGCTCTCGCACAACGCCAACAGGGGGATGGCGAACGCAGCGCTGGCGAGGATCGGCCGGGAGGTGACCGACCCCGGGGCGTTTTCGGTGGCAAACGTCCTCGACCTCTATCCCCTCTATCTCGACGAACTCCGGCGGCTCGTCGAGACGCGGCTCACCGGGCTCACCGTCGGGGTGCACGTCAGCTGCCACTACCGGAAGATGAACGGCACCCTTGCCGTCCCGCCGGGGCTACAGGATCTCACGGCGGTGACGGGAGCGAAGATCACGAGAAGCGTGATGGAGCACTACTGCTGCGGCGGGGTCAAGAACCTCTTCGACCGGCACCGGAATGGCCGCCCCCGGGAACTCTCCCGGCTGAACCGGCTCGTCCGCCAGGATTTCATGAACCACCGCCTGGACGTGATGGTCGTCGACTGTCCGGGGTGCGAGCTGGTCTATGACCACATGGGCGTGCCGGTGCTCCATATCACCGAACTCCTGGCACTCGCAATGGGCGCCGAACCGGGGGATACGGTCTGCGTCCAGGGTCACCTGACCTCGCTCTCACCCGCACTCGATCGGATAGGGATACTTTAG
- a CDS encoding superoxide dismutase — protein MIAMTAQKMAPASLKKYEMPPLPYAPDALEPHISKEQLSLHHDKHHQAYVTGANADLEKLEKARQDGTEVDMKAILKELSFNIGGHVLHTLFWPTMAPAGKGGGGTPGGALADLIDREWGSFDRFKAEFTKAAASTEGSGWAALAYCTMTDRPMIMQIEKHNNNVYPTFQILMVLDVWEHAYYIDHKNNRAGFIDAFWNVVNWDTVNKRLENL, from the coding sequence ATGATTGCTATGACAGCACAGAAGATGGCACCTGCATCGTTGAAGAAGTACGAGATGCCGCCGCTGCCGTATGCGCCCGATGCGCTCGAACCCCACATCTCGAAGGAACAGCTCTCCCTGCACCACGATAAGCACCACCAGGCCTACGTTACCGGGGCGAACGCCGATCTCGAAAAACTGGAGAAGGCACGGCAAGACGGCACCGAAGTCGATATGAAGGCGATCCTGAAGGAACTCTCGTTCAACATCGGCGGCCACGTCCTGCACACCCTCTTCTGGCCGACGATGGCCCCGGCCGGAAAGGGCGGCGGCGGAACCCCGGGCGGCGCGCTTGCCGACCTGATAGACCGGGAGTGGGGTTCCTTCGACCGGTTCAAGGCCGAGTTCACGAAGGCGGCCGCGAGCACCGAGGGGTCCGGGTGGGCGGCACTGGCGTACTGCACCATGACCGACCGTCCCATGATCATGCAGATCGAGAAGCACAACAACAACGTCTACCCGACGTTCCAGATCCTGATGGTGCTCGACGTCTGGGAACACGCCTATTACATCGACCACAAGAACAACCGGGCCGGGTTCATCGACGCCTTCTGGAACGTCGTGAACTGGGACACGGTGAACAAACGGCTGGAGAACCTCTGA
- a CDS encoding MFS transporter, producing MVRHHSAQDAMYGLFLIGFFAIFSTTISKNPVLPLFSQALGAGDAVIGLIAAVSPLAGILLSFPVGVLSDHLGKRRLLIASGTIFLSAPLLYLFITDPFWLIPVRFFHGMATAILGPVIAAMIAVRFPGKKGEVLGQYSSATLIGRTLAPLVGGAILSFFVFYPGLIPYRMVYLTAAIAAVPVVVLILLYREETPGPLKVLPFSAFRESFVTFFTNRRLRATALVDMGTYFAFGAFETFLPLVVLSRGMGAYQTGILFAAQTLIIAVSKPSFGRIADRVDKRVQIVIGLLILGVSVAAIPFAPGFPAFLLISSFLALGMSLSTVATSAYVADVAEEEQMGASMGALSSIMDIGHSAGPLVTGIIVAASGFGPGFFVSFLLAVAVCGFFALSVREPAPQGSV from the coding sequence ATGGTCAGGCACCATTCCGCACAGGACGCGATGTATGGCCTCTTTCTGATCGGGTTCTTTGCCATCTTCTCGACGACGATCTCGAAGAACCCGGTGCTGCCCCTCTTCTCGCAGGCTCTGGGTGCCGGCGATGCGGTCATCGGTCTCATTGCAGCGGTCTCCCCGCTTGCCGGGATCCTTCTCTCCTTCCCGGTGGGGGTCCTCTCGGATCACCTGGGAAAGAGGAGGCTGCTCATCGCATCCGGAACGATATTCCTCTCGGCGCCTCTGCTCTATCTCTTCATCACCGACCCGTTCTGGCTGATCCCGGTCCGGTTCTTCCACGGGATGGCGACCGCGATCCTCGGGCCGGTGATCGCTGCGATGATTGCCGTGCGGTTTCCCGGGAAGAAGGGGGAGGTGCTCGGGCAGTACTCTTCCGCGACCCTGATCGGGAGGACCCTTGCTCCGCTCGTCGGCGGGGCTATCCTGTCGTTCTTCGTCTTTTACCCCGGGCTCATCCCGTATCGGATGGTCTACCTCACTGCAGCCATCGCCGCAGTGCCGGTGGTCGTCCTGATCCTCCTCTACCGTGAGGAGACCCCGGGCCCCCTGAAGGTCCTCCCGTTCTCAGCGTTTCGGGAAAGTTTTGTGACGTTCTTCACGAACCGGAGGCTGCGGGCAACGGCACTCGTGGATATGGGGACTTACTTTGCCTTCGGAGCGTTTGAGACGTTCCTGCCGCTTGTCGTCCTCTCCAGAGGGATGGGTGCCTACCAGACGGGGATCCTGTTCGCCGCCCAGACGCTGATCATCGCGGTCTCGAAGCCATCCTTCGGCAGGATCGCCGACCGGGTCGACAAGAGGGTCCAGATCGTCATAGGGCTCCTCATCCTGGGGGTTTCAGTCGCCGCCATCCCGTTTGCACCGGGATTTCCCGCGTTCCTTCTCATAAGTTCTTTCCTCGCCCTGGGTATGTCGCTCTCCACGGTTGCGACCAGTGCGTACGTCGCGGACGTTGCAGAAGAAGAGCAGATGGGGGCTTCGATGGGGGCGTTGTCGTCCATCATGGATATCGGGCATTCGGCAGGCCCCCTGGTCACCGGGATCATTGTTGCCGCCAGCGGCTTCGGCCCCGGATTCTTCGTGAGTTTCCTCCTCGCGGTGGCTGTCTGCGGGTTCTTCGCCCTCTCGGTCCGGGAACCGGCACCACAGGGGAGCGTATAA
- a CDS encoding signal peptidase I yields MIRVSPIQGTISVIIGVVILAGILLFVRCDMLIMIVLSGSMTPLMLPGDVIIVAPTDPDQVRVGDVIVFQHPGQDDRMVITHRVTGIDADTGLYSTKGDANSAPDRFSVSKGDIIGRPIFLIPFIGFASEMKKQVILLMVILPSLMLALLETRKLTHGPHAARRLSRESPVPKGQIFSIRYSRLFFLSSVVLALFLLLTVPSLSGIQTYGSFSGSSVPQNGCITVEGRGLVPEAYLICTPGVGGVPVYGIVQPGETVSIPISGTEPECTVARLPYVLPVFWFVGLAGLNPYLPVLALAILPGAFLTLVLHPLWAEKKFVKLRRKRRLVDRVLEN; encoded by the coding sequence ATGATCCGGGTCAGCCCAATCCAGGGAACGATTTCAGTCATCATCGGTGTTGTGATCCTGGCGGGAATCCTCCTCTTCGTCCGGTGTGACATGCTGATCATGATCGTCCTGAGCGGGAGCATGACACCCCTCATGCTCCCCGGCGACGTCATCATCGTCGCCCCCACGGATCCGGATCAGGTCAGGGTCGGGGACGTGATCGTCTTCCAGCATCCCGGACAGGACGACCGCATGGTCATCACCCATCGGGTAACCGGTATCGATGCGGACACCGGTCTGTATTCGACAAAAGGAGACGCAAATAGCGCTCCCGACCGTTTCTCCGTCTCAAAGGGCGATATCATCGGCAGGCCGATATTTCTCATCCCGTTCATCGGGTTTGCATCAGAGATGAAGAAGCAGGTTATCCTCCTGATGGTTATCCTTCCCTCGCTGATGCTGGCCCTTCTGGAGACGCGAAAACTCACGCACGGCCCCCATGCCGCCCGCCGGCTCTCCCGGGAGAGTCCGGTGCCGAAAGGGCAAATCTTCTCGATCAGGTACTCCCGGCTCTTCTTTCTCTCCTCGGTCGTTCTGGCCCTCTTCCTTCTACTGACCGTGCCCTCTCTTTCTGGGATACAGACATACGGCTCTTTTTCAGGCTCCAGCGTTCCTCAAAACGGTTGCATAACGGTAGAGGGGCGAGGCCTGGTTCCTGAGGCGTACCTGATATGCACGCCCGGTGTGGGTGGAGTTCCTGTATACGGGATTGTGCAGCCCGGAGAAACTGTCTCCATTCCGATATCCGGGACTGAGCCGGAATGCACCGTAGCCAGATTGCCGTATGTCCTTCCTGTATTCTGGTTTGTGGGGCTTGCCGGATTGAACCCGTATCTCCCTGTCCTCGCTCTGGCAATCCTGCCGGGAGCCTTTCTGACACTCGTCCTGCACCCGCTCTGGGCCGAGAAAAAGTTTGTGAAATTACGCCGTAAAAGGAGGCTTGTAGATCGTGTACTGGAGAATTAA
- a CDS encoding acetate--CoA ligase family protein, which produces MAKRMLSEFESYDLLKQYGVPVPEHAIVKTPAEAGKAAEKIGFPVVMKIHSPQIVHKSDAGGVIVSISSKQAAEEAFNKIVANAKAYNPDAEIKGVIVEQQAAPGLELIIGGKTDPAFGKVLTFGMGGTLVELMKDVTLRILPITEETIRQMIREIHGYPMIQGYRGSKPRDEETLVKIMWAINCFFAENTNVVEFDINPVRLYESGACIVDARIFVDDEAVDKVAKERPFVPVEYFTPRSIAVIGASSEPKKMGYAVMHNLLHFPGQLYPVNNKRPEVQGLKAYASILDIPNPVDMAVITVPAKHVPSVVEECGQKGVVMAVIITAGFKEMGEGGKALEDRVMEIAKRYGTRIIGPNCLGLIIPPKGIDTTYVHESPKPGNIAFISQSGAIVNTVVDWSIKQDIGFSAVVSVGNQADLNFIDYLRFVERDPKTKGIILYVEEIQDGKTFMKVVSEVSKTKPVVAIKAGSSVKGQAAASSHTGSLSGSYEVYMEAFRESGVIPVHTLSGTFQVAEMLSSPKGYPRGKRAVVITNAGGFAVLSSDYAERYGIDLITLPPKVLKELNELLPEFWNKNNPIDLLGDANEKRFEQTFNTLVKYQDCWDIAFVVGFPNLVIGSEQLANQIIRFSEKTENMIVGTLLGGDSMERGRKILKENGIPLFDELDFTFRVMGRILWQRFR; this is translated from the coding sequence ATGGCAAAAAGAATGCTGAGCGAGTTCGAATCATACGATCTCCTGAAACAATACGGGGTACCGGTGCCCGAACATGCGATCGTCAAGACTCCTGCAGAAGCAGGCAAAGCGGCGGAGAAGATCGGGTTTCCGGTCGTCATGAAGATCCACTCGCCCCAGATCGTCCACAAGAGCGATGCCGGCGGCGTTATCGTCAGTATATCCTCGAAGCAGGCTGCAGAAGAGGCATTCAACAAGATCGTCGCAAACGCCAAGGCGTACAACCCCGATGCCGAGATCAAGGGCGTCATCGTCGAGCAGCAGGCGGCACCGGGGCTTGAACTGATCATCGGCGGGAAGACCGATCCGGCGTTCGGGAAGGTGCTCACTTTCGGTATGGGGGGCACCCTCGTCGAGTTGATGAAGGACGTCACCCTGCGGATCCTGCCGATCACCGAGGAGACCATCCGACAGATGATCAGGGAGATCCACGGGTACCCGATGATCCAGGGCTACCGGGGGTCGAAACCGCGGGACGAGGAGACGCTCGTCAAGATCATGTGGGCGATCAACTGTTTCTTCGCCGAGAACACCAACGTCGTGGAGTTCGACATCAACCCGGTCAGGCTCTACGAGTCGGGAGCCTGCATCGTCGATGCCCGTATCTTCGTCGACGACGAGGCGGTCGATAAGGTGGCGAAAGAGCGGCCTTTCGTGCCGGTCGAATACTTCACCCCCCGGTCGATCGCGGTCATCGGGGCCTCGTCCGAACCTAAGAAGATGGGCTACGCCGTGATGCACAACCTCCTCCACTTCCCCGGACAGCTCTACCCGGTGAACAACAAACGTCCGGAGGTCCAGGGGCTCAAAGCGTATGCCTCCATCCTCGATATCCCGAACCCCGTCGATATGGCGGTCATCACCGTCCCGGCAAAACACGTCCCGAGCGTCGTCGAGGAGTGCGGGCAGAAAGGCGTCGTCATGGCGGTCATCATCACCGCCGGGTTCAAGGAGATGGGCGAGGGAGGAAAAGCGCTCGAGGACCGGGTCATGGAGATCGCAAAGCGTTACGGCACGCGGATCATCGGCCCGAACTGCCTCGGCCTGATCATCCCCCCAAAGGGCATCGACACCACCTACGTCCACGAATCCCCGAAACCCGGCAACATTGCCTTCATCTCCCAGAGCGGGGCCATCGTCAACACGGTGGTCGACTGGAGCATCAAGCAGGACATAGGGTTCTCCGCGGTCGTCTCGGTGGGCAACCAGGCGGACCTCAACTTCATCGACTACCTCAGGTTCGTGGAGCGCGATCCGAAGACCAAGGGCATCATCCTCTACGTCGAGGAGATCCAGGACGGCAAGACCTTCATGAAGGTGGTCAGCGAAGTCTCGAAGACCAAACCCGTCGTGGCGATCAAGGCCGGTTCATCCGTAAAGGGACAGGCGGCGGCCTCGTCCCACACGGGTTCGCTCTCGGGGTCGTACGAGGTCTACATGGAAGCCTTCCGCGAGTCCGGCGTGATCCCCGTCCACACCCTGTCCGGCACCTTCCAGGTCGCAGAGATGCTGTCGAGCCCGAAGGGCTACCCCCGCGGCAAGCGGGCGGTCGTGATCACGAACGCCGGTGGGTTCGCCGTTCTCTCCTCCGACTACGCCGAGCGCTACGGCATCGACCTGATCACCCTCCCGCCGAAGGTCTTGAAAGAACTCAACGAACTCCTGCCCGAATTCTGGAACAAGAACAACCCGATCGACCTCCTCGGCGATGCCAACGAGAAGAGGTTCGAGCAGACGTTCAACACGCTTGTTAAGTACCAGGACTGCTGGGACATCGCCTTCGTTGTCGGGTTCCCGAATCTCGTCATCGGGTCGGAACAGCTCGCAAACCAGATCATCCGGTTCTCCGAGAAGACCGAGAACATGATCGTCGGGACGCTGCTCGGCGGCGACTCGATGGAACGGGGCCGCAAGATCCTCAAGGAGAACGGCATCCCGCTCTTCGACGAACTCGACTTCACCTTCCGGGTGATGGGGAGAATCCTCTGGCAGAGGTTCCGGTAA